Below is a genomic region from Culicoides brevitarsis isolate CSIRO-B50_1 chromosome 2, AGI_CSIRO_Cbre_v1, whole genome shotgun sequence.
ttattgatctcgtgacattatttgtaaaaatctaAGTAACacatagttaaaaaaaacccatcatattaaaaagttcattcttaactaaatttgataaaaacttttaatttaacaatatgGCAAGCCAAAGTCAAGGTATTCAGCAATTGCTTGCTGCAGAAAAACGCGCTGCTGAAAAGGTGGCAGAAGCACGAAAAAGTTAATAtctgtagattttttttttctatcaaaatttaaagttcaacTTTTGTTCATTATAGGAAAGCAACGTCGACTCAAGCAAGCTAAGGAGGAAGCACATGAAGAGATTGAAAAGTACCAAAAAGAAAgggaaaaacaatttaaagagTTTGAGGCAAAggtattgttttattattgtcacctgacttttatttaatagaaagttttttttatcacagtaTATGGGATCACGTGAAGGTGTTGCAGCCAAAATAGAGGCCGACACTCAATTGAGAATTCAAGAAATGAATCGCTCGATTCAAGGCAATCGTGAGCAATTAATTAAGGAAATATTAAACTTGGTTTATGATATTAAGCCagaattgcataaaaatttccaagttaaggccaattaaaatttaaatactgtAATCCAAGTTATGTATAACAAGATACAATAGAGttgaattttgaatcaatttaaaacatataataactattttaaaaa
It encodes:
- the LOC134830071 gene encoding V-type proton ATPase subunit G translates to MASQSQGIQQLLAAEKRAAEKVAEARKRKQRRLKQAKEEAHEEIEKYQKEREKQFKEFEAKYMGSREGVAAKIEADTQLRIQEMNRSIQGNREQLIKEILNLVYDIKPELHKNFQVKAN